The Daucus carota subsp. sativus chromosome 2, DH1 v3.0, whole genome shotgun sequence genome includes a window with the following:
- the LOC135150440 gene encoding uncharacterized protein LOC135150440, whose protein sequence is MYYTKPTAKLLWEFLDHKYKIENARARKWIVGRFLDYKMVDSKTVVIQVQELQVIIHEIHAEKMVISESFQVATVIEKLLHGWKDFKNYLKHKRKEMSMEDLIVILRIEEDNRGFEKKINVATEKANMVEHAKSFKAKKTNSGKGKPKKTNKKKEANMVDDISKEMGDIDLCATVSEVNLVGSNPREWWIDTGATRHVCSDKEIFSSLKAFDAGEKLYMGNSATSTIEREGTVILKMTSEKDMTLKNSGMFVGKGYVTDGLFMLNVMSVKDDNVMKNSSAYLLESPNLWHARLGHKSKDEAIDKFKIYKEEVERQQTETIKTIRSDRGGEYVEPFGEFCSQHGIIHEVTAPYSPQSNGVDERKNRTLNEMMNAMLLSSRLPQLMWGEAILSANNILNITMRKNKDVSPYEMWEKKKSSYKHLKVWGCIAKIPEIQKNTIMESRNASFFETTFPCNPRNEHPTTSKRTHESIDDENENDESEDENVGVVRRSKRQRTEKSFGSDFMTYLLEEGDPKTYKEAVTSPDGPMWKEALKNEVDSIL, encoded by the exons ATGTACTACACAAAGCCAACGGCTAAGCTCTTATGGGAATTTCTTGACCATAAGTACAAAATCGAAAATGCTAGAGCCAGGAAGTGGATTGTTGGCCGCTTTCTTGATTATAAGATGGTGGATTCCAAGACTGTGGTCATTCAGGTGCAAGAACTGCAAGTGATCATTCACGAGATCCACGCTGAGAAAATGGTCATAAGTGAATCTTTCCAAGTTGCTACTGTGATTGAAAAGCTGCTCCATGGTTGGAAAGACTTTAAGAACTACCTTAAGCATAAGCGAAAGGAGATGTCAATGGAGGATCTGATTGTTATACTTCGTATTGAAGAAGACAACAGGGGATTTGAAAAAAAGATCAACGTTGCCACTGAAAAGGCAAACATGGTGGAGCATGCTAAAAGCTTCAAGGCCAAGAAGACCAATTCTGGTAAGGG GAAGCCCAAGAAGACCAACAAGAAGAAAGAAGCAAACATGGTTGATGATATCTCCAAAGAGATGGGTGATATAGACCTCTGTGCTACGGTCTCTGAGGTGAATCTGGTTGGATCTAATCCGCGAGAGTGGTGGATTGATACTGGTGCAACAAGGCATGTTTGCTCGGACAAGGAGATTTTCTCTAGCCTTAAAGCTTTTGATGCTGGTGAGAAGCTCTACATGGGAAACTCTGCGACTTCTACCATTGAAAGGGAAGGCACTGTGATTTTGAAGATGACCTCTGAGAAGGACATGACTCTGAAGAAT AGTGGTATGTTTGTTGGCAAGGGCTATGTAACCGATGGGCTTTTTATGCTCAATGTGATGTCTGTTAAAGACGATAATGTAATGAAGAATTCTTCTGCTTACTTGCTTGAGTCTCCTAATCTATGGCATGCTAGATTAGGACAT AAAAGCAAAGATGAAgctatagataaatttaaaatctataagGAAGAAGTTGAGAGACAACAAACTGAGACAATCAAAACGATACGTAgcgatcgtggaggtgaatatgTTGAACCTTTTGGGGAATTCTGTTCACAACATGGTATAATCCATGAGGTCACTGCACCATACTCCCCTCAGTCAAATGGAGTGGATGAGAGGAAGAATCGCACTCTCAATGAGATGATGAATGCGATGTTGCTAAGCTCTAGACTTCCACAATTGATGTGGGGGGAAGCCATCTTAAGCgcgaataatattttaaatattacgaTGCGCAAGAATAAGGATGTGAGTCCTTATGAAATGTGGGAGAAAAAGAAATCGAGTTACAAACACTTGAAAGTGTGGGGGTGCATTGCAAAG ATTCCAGAGATTCAAAAGAATACGATTATGGAATCAAGGAATGCCTCATTCTTTGAGACTACGTTTCCTTGTAATCCAAGAAATGAGCACCCCACGACATCCAAACGAACTCATGAATCtatagatgatgaaaatgagaatgatgaaagtgaagatgAAAATGTGGGGGTTGTGAGGAGGAGCAAAAGACAACGAACGGAGAAATCCTTTGGGTCTGACTTCATGACCTATTTGCTCGAGGAAGGAGATCCGAAAACCTATAAGGAAGCGGTTACCTCACCCGATGGACCTATGTGGAAAGAGGCCTTAAAAAATGAAGTTGATTCTATCCTATAG
- the LOC108192513 gene encoding 5-OH-xanthotoxin synthase gives MCIVPHQLSFEVLHMDLLVIVLVIAFPLAFLYLSLKHIKKDDLPSPPGPPGLPLIGNMHQLYKSPSHHEDFYQLSKEYGSLVTLHLGSVPALVVSSSKMAKQVLKTQDVIYSSRPAMTGQQKMSYNGLEMAFSPYSEHWRDVRKFCTLELFTQKRAQMSVRPVREQEVYRMIDGLAEAASASKEVDVHRCFSDFGSSVITRVAFGKRYDEGGKFHRLLSDVEALYANFFVSDYFPMFGWIDRLTGMMARLDRTFVELDMFYQELIDEHQKPDRPASATEDVIDVLLKNKSSASFALTMNHVKAILMDIIVAGTGTTATVLTWAMTALMRNPRAMKKVQEELRTVMGKKGKIDEDDLQNLPYLRAVVKETMRLYPPGPLLLPRETMESSVIGEDEAHMYKIKPKTLVFVSMWAIGRDPEDWKDPLEFKPERFLERPDIDYKGQHFEYVPFGAGRRQCPGLNLGARNVELALANVLYAFDWELPDGMRSQDVDEETVNGLTLQRKNVLYIRPKIYVCP, from the exons ATGTGTATAGTTCCACACCAGCTCTCTTTTGAGGTTTTACACATGGATCTACTAGTTATAGTTCTTGTTATTGCCTTTCCCCTGGCTTTCTTATATTTATCTCTAAAACACATAAAGAAAGATGATCTTCCATCACCACCAGGTCCACCAGGCCTTCCTTTGATCGGGAACATGCACCAGTTATACAAATCTCCTTCGCATCACGAGGATTTCTATCAACTTTCCAAGGAATACGGGTCTCTCGTGACTCTACACTTAGGCTCAGTCCCGGCCCTAGTTGTATCATCCTCGAAAATGGCGAAACAAGTGCTGAAAACTCAAGATGTCATCTATAGTAGCAGGCCTGCGATGACTGGCCAGCAAAAGATGTCATATAATGGACTGGAAATGGCGTTTTCGCCTTACAGTGAGCACTGGAGGGATGTCAGAAAGTTTTGTACACTGGAATTATTTACGCAGAAAAGAGCTCAGATGTCTGTTCGGCCTGTTAGGGAACAAGAGGTTTATCGGATGATTGATGGACTGGCAGAGGCGGCTTCAGCTTCGAAAGAGGTCGATGTGCACCGATGTTTTTCGGATTTTGGGAGTTCGGTCATCACTAGAGTTGCGTTTGGAAAGAGGTATGATGAAGGCGGGAAATTCCATCGGCTTTTGTCTGATGTAGAAGCCTTGTATGCCAACTtttttgtttcggattattttCCGATGTTTGGATGGATCGATAGGCTCACTGGAATGATGGCTAGACTGGATCGAACTTTCGTGGAGTTGGATATGTTCTACCAGGAACTTATTGATGAACACCAAAAACCTGACAGGCCCGCGTCTGCAACTGAGGATGTCATTGATGTTTTGCTCAAAAACAAGAGCTCGGCTTCCTTTGCTCTAACGATGAATCATGTCAAAGCGATCCTTATG GATATAATAGTTGCAGGAACCGGGACAACCGCAACTGTGCTCACATGGGCCATGACAGCATTAATGCGTAACCCGAGAGCCATGaagaaagttcaagaagaacTAAGAACAGTAATGGGAAAGAAAGGGAAGATAGACGAAGATGACCTCCAGAATCTCCCCTACTTAAGAGCCGTTGTGAAGGAGACGATGCGCTTATACCCTCCCGGTCCCCTTCTACTTCCCCGCGAAACAATGGAAAGCTCTGTCATCGGCGAAGATGAAGCTCATATGTACAAGATCAAGCCCAAAACCCTGGTGTTTGTAAGCATGTGGGCAATAGGAAGAGACCCGGAGGATTGGAAAGACCCCTTAGAGTTTAAACCCGAAAGGTTCTTGGAAAGGCCTGACATCGATTACAAAGGACAGCATTTCGAGTACGTTCCATTCGGTGCTGGGAGAAGACAATGCCCTGGACTCAACCTGGGAGCGAGGAATGTGGAGCTTGCACTTGCTAATGTTCTTTACGCATTCGACTGGGAGCTGCCTGATGGGATGAGAAGCCAAGACGTCGACGAGGAGACTGTGAATGGCTTAACTTTGCAGAGGAAAAATGTTCTCTACATCCGACCTAAAATATACGTCTGTCCATGA